Proteins encoded by one window of Paroedura picta isolate Pp20150507F chromosome 11, Ppicta_v3.0, whole genome shotgun sequence:
- the LOC143820782 gene encoding Golgi-associated RAB2B interactor protein 3-like isoform X2 — protein MPFRGLRSQHERGFFGSRMGPLQHQLQKGEYGLFKHSPVFESDFIQISKKGGPIEIHNQEQIVTVGITTSNPLLLIPDVLLVARPVHPAEGAPLLHGGWLHPGCQLKYELSRLFPLCLVKISVHNAARQQLRFKLANGRTFHLQLCPELHKREELFETWTRIIHLLWPPSETGFKRKEFDRIRNSPPLRATAPSPKPTAESMTSWSDLPIAKSLLKDKGKRKARKAKSPMEDPAPPPRAEEEAELISPLPSQTWEMTDAFGELLAEGSPSCESQTVEEWRPESSPSPRRRSIKESHSSRSTSRKRGATRKPSRLLSLIRSCSWGDPRQKRHVVRSWSKGKRWSAR, from the exons ATGCCTTTCCGAGGCCTCAGATCCCAGCACGAGCGTGGCTTTTTCGGCTCCAGGATGGGGCCCCTCCAGCATCAGCTGCAGAAAGGGGAATATGGGTTATTCAAACATTCCCCCGTGTTTGAAAGTGATTTCATTCAG ATCAGCAAGAAAGGGGGTCCGATAGAGATCCATAACCAGGAGCAAATTGTGACCGTGGGCATCACCAcctccaaccccctcctcctgATCCCCGATGTCCTGCTTGTGGCACGGCCCGTTCACCCGGCTGAAGGTGCTCCCCTGCTGCATGGCGGCTGGCTCCACCCCGGCTGCCAACTGAAGTATGAGCTAAGCAG GTTGTTCCCTTTGTGCCTGGTAAAGATCTCAGTCCACAACGCAGCCAGGCAGCAGCTGAGGTTTAAGCTGGCGAACGGCCGCACCTTCCACCTCCAGCTGTGCCCCGAATTGCACAAGCGGGAGGAACTCTTTGAGACCTGGACCAGGATAATCCACCTGTTGTGGCCGCCCTCAGAGACCGGATTTAAGAGGAAGGAGTTTGACCGCATCAGGAATTCTCCGCCTCTAAGAGCCACG GCTCCGTCTCCTAAGCCCACAGCTGAGAGTATGACTTCTTGGAGTGACCTCCCCATCGCCAAAAGCCTCCtgaaagacaaagggaagagaaaggCCAGGAAGGCCAAGTCCCCCATGGAAgacccagccccacctcccagaGCAGAGGAAGAAGCCGAGCTCATCAGTCCTCTGCCTTCACAGACTTGGGAGATGACAGACGCATTTGGGGAGCTGCTGGCCGAGGGAAGCCCATCCTGTGAGAGCCAGACTGTGGAGGAATGGAGGCCTGAgagcagcccctcccccaggag AAGATCCATCAAGGAAAGTCATTCTAGTCGAAGCACGTCTAGAAAGAGAG gtGCTACCCGAAAGCCCAGCAGGCTTCTCTCTCTTATCAGATCCTGCTCCTGGGGCGATCCAAGACAGAAGCGGCACGTCGTCAGGTCCTGGTCCAAAGGCAAGAGGTGGTCAGCAAGGTGA
- the LOC143820782 gene encoding Golgi-associated RAB2B interactor protein 3-like isoform X1: MPFRGLRSQHERGFFGSRMGPLQHQLQKGEYGLFKHSPVFESDFIQISKKGGPIEIHNQEQIVTVGITTSNPLLLIPDVLLVARPVHPAEGAPLLHGGWLHPGCQLKYELSRLFPLCLVKISVHNAARQQLRFKLANGRTFHLQLCPELHKREELFETWTRIIHLLWPPSETGFKRKEFDRIRNSPPLRATAPSPKPTAESMTSWSDLPIAKSLLKDKGKRKARKAKSPMEDPAPPPRAEEEAELISPLPSQTWEMTDAFGELLAEGSPSCESQTVEEWRPESSPSPRRRSIKESHSSRSTSRKRDPAPGAIQDRSGTSSGPGPKARGGQQGEAAIKTVLRALCYGIHCATAVDASGRKTLKTATGRMNVDNKV; the protein is encoded by the exons ATGCCTTTCCGAGGCCTCAGATCCCAGCACGAGCGTGGCTTTTTCGGCTCCAGGATGGGGCCCCTCCAGCATCAGCTGCAGAAAGGGGAATATGGGTTATTCAAACATTCCCCCGTGTTTGAAAGTGATTTCATTCAG ATCAGCAAGAAAGGGGGTCCGATAGAGATCCATAACCAGGAGCAAATTGTGACCGTGGGCATCACCAcctccaaccccctcctcctgATCCCCGATGTCCTGCTTGTGGCACGGCCCGTTCACCCGGCTGAAGGTGCTCCCCTGCTGCATGGCGGCTGGCTCCACCCCGGCTGCCAACTGAAGTATGAGCTAAGCAG GTTGTTCCCTTTGTGCCTGGTAAAGATCTCAGTCCACAACGCAGCCAGGCAGCAGCTGAGGTTTAAGCTGGCGAACGGCCGCACCTTCCACCTCCAGCTGTGCCCCGAATTGCACAAGCGGGAGGAACTCTTTGAGACCTGGACCAGGATAATCCACCTGTTGTGGCCGCCCTCAGAGACCGGATTTAAGAGGAAGGAGTTTGACCGCATCAGGAATTCTCCGCCTCTAAGAGCCACG GCTCCGTCTCCTAAGCCCACAGCTGAGAGTATGACTTCTTGGAGTGACCTCCCCATCGCCAAAAGCCTCCtgaaagacaaagggaagagaaaggCCAGGAAGGCCAAGTCCCCCATGGAAgacccagccccacctcccagaGCAGAGGAAGAAGCCGAGCTCATCAGTCCTCTGCCTTCACAGACTTGGGAGATGACAGACGCATTTGGGGAGCTGCTGGCCGAGGGAAGCCCATCCTGTGAGAGCCAGACTGTGGAGGAATGGAGGCCTGAgagcagcccctcccccaggag AAGATCCATCAAGGAAAGTCATTCTAGTCGAAGCACGTCTAGAAAGAGAG ATCCTGCTCCTGGGGCGATCCAAGACAGAAGCGGCACGTCGTCAGGTCCTGGTCCAAAGGCAAGAGGTGGTCAGCAAGGTGAAGCTGCAATAAAGACGGTCCTCAGAGCCCTTTGCTACGGTATTCATTGTGCTACTGCAGTTGATGCCTCTGGACGCAAAACCCTGAAAACAGCAACAGGAAGGATGAATGTGGACAACAAGGTGTGA
- the LOC143820782 gene encoding Golgi-associated RAB2 interactor protein 6-like isoform X3: protein MPFRGLRSQHERGFFGSRMGPLQHQLQKGEYGLFKHSPVFESDFIQISKKGGPIEIHNQEQIVTVGITTSNPLLLIPDVLLVARPVHPAEGAPLLHGGWLHPGCQLKYELSRLFPLCLVKISVHNAARQQLRFKLANGRTFHLQLCPELHKREELFETWTRIIHLLWPPSETGFKRKEFDRIRNSPPLRATAPSPKPTAESMTSWSDLPIAKSLLKDKGKRKARKAKSPMEDPAPPPRAEEEAELISPLPSQTWEMTDAFGELLAEGSPSCESQTVEEWRPESSPSPRS from the exons ATGCCTTTCCGAGGCCTCAGATCCCAGCACGAGCGTGGCTTTTTCGGCTCCAGGATGGGGCCCCTCCAGCATCAGCTGCAGAAAGGGGAATATGGGTTATTCAAACATTCCCCCGTGTTTGAAAGTGATTTCATTCAG ATCAGCAAGAAAGGGGGTCCGATAGAGATCCATAACCAGGAGCAAATTGTGACCGTGGGCATCACCAcctccaaccccctcctcctgATCCCCGATGTCCTGCTTGTGGCACGGCCCGTTCACCCGGCTGAAGGTGCTCCCCTGCTGCATGGCGGCTGGCTCCACCCCGGCTGCCAACTGAAGTATGAGCTAAGCAG GTTGTTCCCTTTGTGCCTGGTAAAGATCTCAGTCCACAACGCAGCCAGGCAGCAGCTGAGGTTTAAGCTGGCGAACGGCCGCACCTTCCACCTCCAGCTGTGCCCCGAATTGCACAAGCGGGAGGAACTCTTTGAGACCTGGACCAGGATAATCCACCTGTTGTGGCCGCCCTCAGAGACCGGATTTAAGAGGAAGGAGTTTGACCGCATCAGGAATTCTCCGCCTCTAAGAGCCACG GCTCCGTCTCCTAAGCCCACAGCTGAGAGTATGACTTCTTGGAGTGACCTCCCCATCGCCAAAAGCCTCCtgaaagacaaagggaagagaaaggCCAGGAAGGCCAAGTCCCCCATGGAAgacccagccccacctcccagaGCAGAGGAAGAAGCCGAGCTCATCAGTCCTCTGCCTTCACAGACTTGGGAGATGACAGACGCATTTGGGGAGCTGCTGGCCGAGGGAAGCCCATCCTGTGAGAGCCAGACTGTGGAGGAATGGAGGCCTGAgagcagcccctcccccaggag cTGA